AGGCGACGTTCGGGACCAGCGGTTTTCCGTGGAATTGCTCAGACTATCGAGGCGGCCCGGAGCCCCGGGTCAAGATCGAAAACGCCATCGCCGCCGCCGAGCGGCATTTCAACATCTCGATGCACGAAAACTATGGCCCCCGGGAGACACAAGGTATAATCGACGCCCTGGTGAAGGTGGAAGCTGCGTATCTGCGTTGACGGCTTGCGTTTGCCGGATCGATGGACGTTCAGCCGTGGATAACCCGCAGCGAGGAGACGACGATGAAGGTCTATGTGTGCACGGACTTGGAAGGCGTGGCGGGAATCGTCAGCACCGATGAGCAGTGCGTGGCCACCGGCAAATACTACGAGCAGGCCAAGCGCTGGCTGACCGCGGAGGTCAACGCGGCCGTTGAAGGCATGTTCGAGGAAGGCGTGACCGACGCGCTGATCCTGGACGGCCACGGGCCCGGCGCGATCAGCTATGAGGACCTGCATCCGAAGGCCACGCTCCTGCACGGCCGGCCGACCTCGCCTCGCGAGTGGCGAAACGCGGTGGTCAACGAGTACGACGTGGCCATGATGATCGGCCAGCACGCGATGGCCGGCACCCGCGACGGCGTGCTCAACCACACCCAGAACAGCCGGACCGTCGAATACTACAAACTTAACGGGACGCCGATCGGCGAGATCGCCCAGTTCGCGCTGCACTGCGGAGCGATGGGGATTCCGATGATCTTCCTGAGCGGCGACGAGGCGGCGTGCCGCGAGGCGCGGGAGTTGATCCCGGCGGTTACCGCCGTGTCGGTCAAACGCGGGCTCAGCCGGTTCAGCGCGATCTCGCTCGCTCCGGCTGAGGCGCATCGCGTCATTCGCGAGGGTGTGCGCGAGGCGATCCGCAAGCACCGCGATCAGCCGATCGAGCCGGTGGTCTGGAAGGGGCCCTTCGTGCTGGAAAAACGCTTCTTCCATTCGGAAGTCGGCGACGCCTACGCCGGCAACCCGCAGGCCACCCGCCTCGACGCCAAGACGGTGCGGTTGACCGGCGACGAGATCGCCGAACTGATCTACGCGTAGATGTGACAGGGCAGACACAGGAGACCCAACGTGGCCGAAAACAGGATCACCGGCAGCTTCTTCGATATTCATCACGTGAACCTCTGGGACGCGATGTGGTGGACCGACCGGTGCCGGTTCTGGCAGGATGAGAGCTGGCGGGCTTTGATTCGCGATATGCACGAAATCGGGATCGACACCGCGATCTGCGGAGCGACGGCGCTGTGGGGCCGGCCGCTGTTTCCCGGTTATGAGAAGACGGTCGGCCGGCCGCTGCTGATGGGCTGCGACGACCCGCTGGGCGCGTGCGTGGATGAGGCTGACAAGTTGGGCATGAAGATGTTCTACGGCGTCGGCTTTCGCGGGCGGTGCAGCCAGGTGCGGGATTACGCCGACATGAAGCCGCCGTGGATCGAGGAGTGGTTCACCTGGAACCAAGCCCTGGCGGAGGCGCTGGTGGACCGCTACGGCGATCGGCCGAGCTTTGCCGGGCTGTACATGTCCTACGAGATCGACTTTCACGATTACCAGGTCGAGCT
The sequence above is drawn from the Phycisphaerae bacterium genome and encodes:
- a CDS encoding M55 family metallopeptidase — protein: MKVYVCTDLEGVAGIVSTDEQCVATGKYYEQAKRWLTAEVNAAVEGMFEEGVTDALILDGHGPGAISYEDLHPKATLLHGRPTSPREWRNAVVNEYDVAMMIGQHAMAGTRDGVLNHTQNSRTVEYYKLNGTPIGEIAQFALHCGAMGIPMIFLSGDEAACREARELIPAVTAVSVKRGLSRFSAISLAPAEAHRVIREGVREAIRKHRDQPIEPVVWKGPFVLEKRFFHSEVGDAYAGNPQATRLDAKTVRLTGDEIAELIYA
- a CDS encoding DUF4434 domain-containing protein codes for the protein MAENRITGSFFDIHHVNLWDAMWWTDRCRFWQDESWRALIRDMHEIGIDTAICGATALWGRPLFPGYEKTVGRPLLMGCDDPLGACVDEADKLGMKMFYGVGFRGRCSQVRDYADMKPPWIEEWFTWNQALAEALVDRYGDRPSFAGLYMSYEIDFHDYQVELYEKLMGEYLRPAIGEVPILASPGSLGEHSDPQKLPGQLEPMGINILAPQDYGGRRRDVNEALDLVRGNARELERFRSRIESVGVTLWSNCEVFDLEPTPDGRACCVPGPIERVRQQIEIQAPLVEKLICYQYQGIMNRRTPLVDIGHPDTDKLYRGYVEYLQ